The nucleotide sequence GCACGAACGGCGTGATCCACGTGATCGACACCGTGCTGATTCCGTAATAGCCGTTCGCGGCAGTTCCAACCCACAAAGCTGGGGGCGAGGTTGCTCGCCCCCAGTCTTCTTGCCGCGAGACGAGTGGATGGAGTGCAACGCAGAGAGTTCAAGTTCGGGCAATTTGGGGAGCATCAACATGACGCGAACTCTGAAGCCGAAAAAGCGCGTGACGAAGCGCGCCGCGGAACAATTCTCCCGCCTGCAGACGACGAAAATCGAGTTCATCTCCAACGCCGTGTTCGAGCAGCCTGATGCTGCCGACGTGGTCCTCGCCAAGAAGCTGTCTCCCCCACGACCCGCCGTGGCTTCGGCAGGCGTTGCCACTCGGAACGGCAGTCGGATGCGTCGGCTGGCCGATTTCGAGCTGCTGCCGCCGGCTGAAGAGGCCGACACGTTCTGCCAGATGAACTATTGGAAACATCGCGCTGCCGTTTTACGCAACGAAATCGACGTCGAACTTCCCGAGCCGCGTCTCGTGGACGAAGCCTGCCGCATGCTCAGCACGGCGCAAGATCTGCGGGATCGAATTGTCCAGGCGAACGTGCGACTCGTCATCTCCGTCGTGAAGAAGTTCGTCGACGCGCAGAACTCAATGGACGAGCTCTTGAGCGAAGGCCTGGTGTCGCTGATGCGGGCCGTCGAAAAATTTGATTTCTCGCGCGGCTTCCGCTTCAGCACTTACGCCAC is from Planctomycetia bacterium and encodes:
- a CDS encoding sigma-70 family RNA polymerase sigma factor codes for the protein MTRTLKPKKRVTKRAAEQFSRLQTTKIEFISNAVFEQPDAADVVLAKKLSPPRPAVASAGVATRNGSRMRRLADFELLPPAEEADTFCQMNYWKHRAAVLRNEIDVELPEPRLVDEACRMLSTAQDLRDRIVQANVRLVISVVKKFVDAQNSMDELLSEGLVSLMRAVEKFDFSRGFRFSTYATYAIRRNLYRFVVTRRQERARYEAPPAEFVGELTDESEARITEQRWHELNRRLTTILRRLDPREQMVIRARFGLDDCAAPETLQSLADRMGVCKERVRQLEKRAMLKLRKMASEAALEDLGE